AAAAACTGTAATCGTTACCTGAATTTTCACCCAAAAGACTGTTTAAATCCACATTGCAGCCTGTTATTAGCACATTTATGAATATAAATACAACAAGCAATAACGTCCTCTTTTTCAAAACGTATCTCTCCCTGATTTATATTTTTATCAATACACCGGTACTGATAAAACTTTTTCCTTTGTATAATATCAACTGCCAGTAATGATCCCTCATTTTCAATCATTGTCAAACTTTTCTTTTTTCAATAATCGATAAACTTGTCTTTTTTCAATCATATAATCAATTAATCATCATAATACCCGCAAGAGTCCCGGTTTTGCCATTGTCGCCCCGGTGTGAAAAAAACATGTCTTTGTTGCATTTGGTACATATACCGCTTAAAACAATATTATCATCCGCAAGCCCTTCATTTAAAAGACTGTTTTTAATTACCGCAGGAAGATCAAAATACCATTTCCCGTCTTTTTTTTCACAGTATTTCGTGCTCCACTCAATGTTTGCTTCAAATTCCCTATATACCTCATCCCCCACCTCAAAACAGCACCTGCCGATTGAGGGACCTATCGCTGCCAAGATATCCTTCGGTTCGCAAAAAAAAGCATCTTTCATTTTCCTTACAGCCTCTTTTGCTATTTCCTTCACCGTACCGCGCCAGCCGGAATGAGCAATTGAAATTACGGTTTTTACCGGATCAAACAGAAAAACAGGTACACAGTCGGCATAAAAGGTAACCAGTGCCACTTTTCTTCTGTTTGTAGCAAGTCCGTCAAATCCAATTATATCGCTCTGCCTTATAATGCCCTTGCCTCTGTCCTCCTCGGTTACCACCCGAATTTTGCTATCATGCACCTGATTTGAAAGAACCATGTTCTCAATTTCAATTTCCAGCGCCTTAGCCACCCTTCTGTAGTTTTCTTCCACATTTTCTCTTTCATCCTTTTTATTAAAGGCCATGTTCAACGACTCATAGGGTTTTTGGCTTACCCCTCCGTGCCTGGTGGTAAAACAGTGGGTAATAACATCCTTATATTTTAACAAGTTATTAAACTGGATCAATTCTATGCCGTTAATTGATACATGGGTTACATCTTTGCTTTTATCAAATCTGTTATCCAATGCCGTAATCCTCCGTTCGCAAAATCATGCTTTGTAAAGCGCAGTGTTAAAACTATTTCCGGATATTATTTTGTTTATTATATATGAATAATATCATACATTATTACTCTTCACAACAGTCATATAACAGCAATTAAATCAAATGTATTTATATATTTATTATACATTCTTTTCGTATAGAAGCCACAAATGAAAAAAAGGCCTTAAAAACCGAGAAACAATATGTTCCAAGGTTTTTAAAGCCTATTCTAGCCAAGCAATTTAAAAGTACTGCTTACTCATCATTATTCCTCTTTCTTTCCATACAATACCGATGCAAACATCGATAAGCTGGCAGGTTTATTATACTCCATATATACCTCGCTGAAACAATCCATTATTTCATCCTGAGTCGGAGCCCAGTTTAATATTTTAATGCTGTATTGTTCATCAGGGTCACTGAAGGAGTCAATAAGCTTTTCCTTTAATTCTTCAGGACTGCTGGCATATAAATCATTGACATAATAATAATCATACTCATATGAATCTGCAACATAATTTACCAGATGGCTGTCAATTTCAAACTCGCTGTTCAATGCGTATTCCAGTGCTATTGAATTATCTGTAGCATTAAACACCGGATAATCTATTCCTATGTCATTATTGGTCACGTCAACATGGGCCCATTTCTCACCTATCTTTACCATATTCCATGCATGAGGAACGGTCTGAAGATCTCCGGTAGCAACAACACAAGGAACACCGGCTTCATCACACAGCAGCTTGAAGGCTTCCGCATAGCTCTGACATACTCCCAGACCGTTAATCAGTATTCCGTATGCATTAAAGGAATCGGGATAAATCTCAGCTATTTCATTAAGGGATTTTCCTTCAAAGTATGCGTCCAATATTTCATGATGGTATTCTCCGTTATCAACCAACCAATCGTGCAAAGCCAACTCCTTTTCATATAACGACATGCCGGGCTTAATAACCTGTTCCACAACACTTTTAACCTTTTCCTTTATTTCTTTCTGTTTTTTCTCAACCACTTCCGCAGTGGATTTATACTCAACCAATACGGATTTTGTCCTATAATCATATCCAAAACGGCTCTCATCGAGAATTAACGGGTTTTGTACTATAACCTTTAAAATAACATCCTCAAGATATGTGGAATCCTCAGCCTCCGGGTAATTTCCCACATATATTGATTTTTTTCTCTCCATCAAACCTTCAACCAAAACCTGCTCAAAGGGCTTCCGGTTTTCTGTAGTTGTTTCGGCTACTTCAACGACATTATCATTGCTTTGAATGCCAGAGCTAATCTCATCGGCGTCGGGAACGGATTTAATATCTATAATATCCTTCAAATCCTCCGCTCCGCCTATAATTGTATTTTCAGAGGATTTTGAATCATCCAAAAACATTGCTATTTCGTCAGAGGTCGGAGGACCATCATAAAAAGTAGCCTTCAGTTTGAAGTTAGTTCCTAAAACCTTACCTTCATAGGTTGGGAAATATTCGTCGCTATCCTTTGAAAAATCCCATACTACTTTATGGTTTGAAGTTTTATAACTTCCAAATCTTCCGGGAACATCGCTGGAAATATACTCAAGATAATCGACACTCACGGATTTGGGAAGTGAAAAGATATTCTCATAATCAAAATCCTCTCCGACATAGTAATAACTGGAGGCTGTCAATTTACTCGGTGCTATTGAAATATAGTCCTCTCCTTCTATTATATTGCTAAGTCTGGATTCCTTCCCGCCAACTACTGACGTAACTGCATAGCTATATACATCCGACAAATAAGAGTTCATAACAACATCAGCATATTCTTCCGCAGT
The genomic region above belongs to Acetivibrio saccincola and contains:
- the pgeF gene encoding peptidoglycan editing factor PgeF, translating into MDNRFDKSKDVTHVSINGIELIQFNNLLKYKDVITHCFTTRHGGVSQKPYESLNMAFNKKDERENVEENYRRVAKALEIEIENMVLSNQVHDSKIRVVTEEDRGKGIIRQSDIIGFDGLATNRRKVALVTFYADCVPVFLFDPVKTVISIAHSGWRGTVKEIAKEAVRKMKDAFFCEPKDILAAIGPSIGRCCFEVGDEVYREFEANIEWSTKYCEKKDGKWYFDLPAVIKNSLLNEGLADDNIVLSGICTKCNKDMFFSHRGDNGKTGTLAGIMMIN
- a CDS encoding stalk domain-containing protein, whose protein sequence is MKRKNLLAVVLVIALVLSFINPVVYARQEEITVHFNGAITMILDGEEFIPLETDGSYLIPVIYNGRTYLPVRALCDALKLFVDWDASTKTVSIGGGEWVPPQKVTPKGSKDRSLRTGKAYKDTDLKMVLYGNPFNPREADGTLVYPILVNNRTYLPLRALCDAVGVDVQWDGNTSTITMTSTGKGPKKDGEYIHDGSTYEENISYFQDLEPIYNVSEDQVFKFKLKLSDAPFASFGIKNMFKVFSDRDCTTELIARVDYDEESNIITIKPDDSSWGMYPRKGVDVKGLSWGGLQKYYIVIYHDLNATEVTKLSKPMRLMFTVGSDIPIPTVKVKKDNNGNIILTWNKIEGAQKYKIYRGSRYEMELLKETTENSMSMTAEEYADVVMNSYLSDVYSYAVTSVVGGKESRLSNIIEGEDYISIAPSKLTASSYYYVGEDFDYENIFSLPKSVSVDYLEYISSDVPGRFGSYKTSNHKVVWDFSKDSDEYFPTYEGKVLGTNFKLKATFYDGPPTSDEIAMFLDDSKSSENTIIGGAEDLKDIIDIKSVPDADEISSGIQSNDNVVEVAETTTENRKPFEQVLVEGLMERKKSIYVGNYPEAEDSTYLEDVILKVIVQNPLILDESRFGYDYRTKSVLVEYKSTAEVVEKKQKEIKEKVKSVVEQVIKPGMSLYEKELALHDWLVDNGEYHHEILDAYFEGKSLNEIAEIYPDSFNAYGILINGLGVCQSYAEAFKLLCDEAGVPCVVATGDLQTVPHAWNMVKIGEKWAHVDVTNNDIGIDYPVFNATDNSIALEYALNSEFEIDSHLVNYVADSYEYDYYYVNDLYASSPEELKEKLIDSFSDPDEQYSIKILNWAPTQDEIMDCFSEVYMEYNKPASLSMFASVLYGKKEE